The following DNA comes from Synergistaceae bacterium.
GGGCAGTGGCCTCGGTATCCCTGCTGGTGGGCGGCATAGGGATAATGAACATAATGCTCGTCTCCGTCACCGAGCGCACCCGCGAGATAGGCATAAGAATGGCCATAGGGGCGAGGGGCGCCGACATACGCACCCAGTTCCTGATGGAGGCTCTGCTGCTCTCCGTCGCAGGCGGCCTCTTCGGCATAGGGCTGGGCACTTCCGCGTCCAAGATAATCACCGGCCTTCTGAACTGGCCGACCGTCATATCGCCCGGCTCCGTGATACTTGCCTTCGTCTTCTCCGCGCTGGTGGGGATCTTCTTCGGCTTCTACCCCGCCTGGAAGGCCTCCCTGCTGAACCCGATAGACGCCCTCCGCAGGGAGTAGCACCTATGTCATCCCGAGCGAATGCGAGGGATCTCGCCTTTGCGGCGTGGATTCACCCAGGTCCCTCCGTCGCTCCGCGCCGTTCGGGACGACAGGAATGAGATCCCTCCTAAGCTTGTTCGGGACGACAGAAGCAAACTGAAGAAGGAGGTGAACCAGATGGCAAGAAAGGAAAAACGACCCCGCATCGAAACGGAGGCCGACGGGTCGCCTCTTTCACTCTCACTGGGCGCGCTGCTCGGCAGGGAGGAGAGGCTTCGCTCCCCCGAGGAAGTCCTGCCCGAGGAGTTAAAGCCCCCCTCTCCGCCCCGCGAGCTGCCGGGGCGTGTCGTCCTTTCGCGCGAGACGAAGGGGCGCGGGGGAAAGACGGTCACTCGGCTCTCCTTCCGGGAGGGCGCACCGTCGGATGTCGAGGGCCTGGCGAAAAAACTTCGCGGGACGATCGGATGCGGAGGGACGGTCGAGGATGGAGACATCCTGCTGCAGGGCGACCAGATGCAGCGCGCCCGTTCATGGTTCGAGGCGCGGGATGTAAGGGTCACCGGACCGAGCTAAAACATTCTGTGTATTAAGGAGGTCTACATGACGAAGGATAGAGTTGTATTCGCCTCGGGCAACGAGGCGATCACGGAGGGAGCGATCGCCGCCGGGGCGCGGTTCTACGCGGGGTACCCGATAACGCCATCCTCCGAGGTCGCCGAGTCCGCGGCGCGCAGGCTGCCGGAGCTCGGCGGCGTTTTCATACAGATGGAGGACGAGCTGTCCAGCATGGCGGCCATCATAGGCGCGTCCGTGGCCGGCGCCAGGGCCTTCACGGCCACCAGCGGCCCCGGCTTCTCGCTGATGCAAGAGAACCTCGGCATGGCGGTGATGGGCGAGATACCGTGCGTCGTGGTGAACGTGCAGAGGTCGGGGCCCTCCACCGGTATGGCTACCAAGCCAGCCCAGGGAGACGTGATGCAGGCTCGCTGGGGGACTCACGGCGACCACGGGATAATCGCCCTGGTCCCGTCGTCGGTGCAGGACTGCTACGACATGACAATCCGCGCCTTCTCCCTGGCCGACAGGTACCGCACTCCGGTTGTGCTGCTGGCCGACGCGGCCGTCGCGAAGCTGAAGGAGAGAGTGTTCTACCGAATGCCGTCCGAGGCCGATGTCGCAGGCAGGGCCCTTCCGTCGTGCGCGCCGGAGGAGTTCCGCCCGTTCGCCGTGGACCCGGACGAGAGGGAGATCGCCCCCCTGCCGCCCTTCGGCGGCGACTATATCTTCCGGGTGACCGGCTCCATGCACGACGAGAGGGGCGGTCAGAACGCCACGCCCGGGAACGCCGACAGGGTCATCAGGCACCTGGTGGACAAGCTTGAAAAAAACCGCTCGGACATCGTACAGGTGCACGGCCTGATGCTGGAGGACGCGGAG
Coding sequences within:
- a CDS encoding FtsX-like permease family protein, yielding AVASVSLLVGGIGIMNIMLVSVTERTREIGIRMAIGARGADIRTQFLMEALLLSVAGGLFGIGLGTSASKIITGLLNWPTVISPGSVILAFVFSALVGIFFGFYPAWKASLLNPIDALRRE
- a CDS encoding 2-oxoacid:acceptor oxidoreductase subunit alpha; translation: MTKDRVVFASGNEAITEGAIAAGARFYAGYPITPSSEVAESAARRLPELGGVFIQMEDELSSMAAIIGASVAGARAFTATSGPGFSLMQENLGMAVMGEIPCVVVNVQRSGPSTGMATKPAQGDVMQARWGTHGDHGIIALVPSSVQDCYDMTIRAFSLADRYRTPVVLLADAAVAKLKERVFYRMPSEADVAGRALPSCAPEEFRPFAVDPDEREIAPLPPFGGDYIFRVTGSMHDERGGQNATPGNADRVIRHLVDKLEKNRSDIVQVHGLMLEDAEGAIISYGCSARASRAAARRARAQGLRVGLLELSTLWPFPDDEVREVLSRVKLAVVAEMNLGQVEREIRRLNDYGTSVLGVNRVDGTLLKPAEILAPIAEALS
- a CDS encoding translation initiation factor; the protein is MARKEKRPRIETEADGSPLSLSLGALLGREERLRSPEEVLPEELKPPSPPRELPGRVVLSRETKGRGGKTVTRLSFREGAPSDVEGLAKKLRGTIGCGGTVEDGDILLQGDQMQRARSWFEARDVRVTGPS